The following is a genomic window from Garra rufa chromosome 4, GarRuf1.0, whole genome shotgun sequence.
aaaattattcatgccctttgcaaactgtcacagtctatgggaaaatccaaagttctataccattccaaatagtccaagctgttctaaagcatcctaattaccctgattcattgggaacagctggtttaatcaactcaacaggtatgaataatttcggacatgccactttttgttcaaatgtaagtaaaagctgacaaatatttttttccacaatgatgcctcttgtacatcgtcttattatcttttgggagaagccagtGTAATTTcaggtcaaaaaaacttgctggttgaataaaagtaactttaagtcagaatttgccaggggtatgaataatttatgacatattaaaagactttactttcaccccaaatactaattagttgtaattctacattttgttttaaatcagccactatcctaggttttgtccatttgtcagtaagaatgtttCATTAATTTAAAACACACTAAAATTTAATAAGCTCCctcattcttttatatattttaaaatgtacaactcagaataagcatgttgtttgaatttttacataaatactgtgttataatgacaatgtaacattatttcaactaaattttgagttttttttccttatttgaaaccttaaaagtagacactttacttacattaaatgtgctttctatggatataaaatatatatttatttatcaaatatatatttttgtggacATCCTCACTTTTTTGACCcacatatatagtttttttattgaGTATTAGATTATTAGAAATATACGTTTGCATTTTTGTCAGTTCTTCGTCCGAAACTGGTAAAGCAAAGAACAaaataactacaaaaaaaaatatgatgtttGGTAAGGAAAGCTTCCACAATGACTCACAACTGCACTAACAAGCAGTCACCAAGGGTTCATGCTAACTTCTGCTATAATGGAAGCCAGTTGTGATAAATTCGTCTTAGAGGCCTGCCACAGAACATTTAGCCTTGTAAACAACTTAAAATTCAAAAACCTTTCAGCATCAGGTACGATAATTCCCAGAACCCGTAAGCGAAGGCTTAAGGAATCATTTGCATAATTTTCCTTAAAGCGAGCATCTCataaataaacatgcaaataCGCAGACTCGCAGGTGTGCAAATGGACTTGAAAACGAGGATATTGTCTCCCTACTTGATTGATCTCCATTCAAAAGCAGGTAATAAGATCATAAAAAGCGTGCTTTGTTCAATTCAAGCAGAACACGCGTCTCGTTTATTAATGTGTCCGTGACACTGCAGATTCAGGGCCTGTCACCACCACGGAGAATGAAAGCGAGTTGAATGAAAAACACGTTCCCATGCCAACCGAATGACATCATTGATGTCAAGATCCAAATTCATAGTGACATGAATATTAATAATACGACCAGCGGATGACAATAAAAGCGCCACAAAGCGGCACAATCGTCAGTACGAACCCCCCCCCGACGAAACCTATTAAGCTAAGAAGAGCTTAAAATTAAAGCGAGTACTTAAGTGTGAAGAATGTTTGCTCAGAGTAGCGCTCGTCCTCGACTTCCTAGAAACTTGCAagcatgcttgtttttttttcctctccgTTTCTTTTATGCTTTCGCTCAAACCCCACTCCATCCCCCAATTTATTACCATCTGAACCACAGTAAGTCAATAAAATCTTCAGCTCAGTAACTGGAGACAGGAGGGAGAGGGAGAGCAGCCAACAAACGGCTTTGATTATATTTTTCCTAGAAAGGAGGATGCTCGGCGAGAGTGCTGGGCCGCAGCGCTAGTGCCAGGAATTAATGCAGCTTTCATGGAAAACCAGGGCAGCGCACCAAGCTGGCCCGGCCTTGAGAGACTCAAAACACAACTTCagcccttttttttcttttttatacctCGCTCTCCTTCTGTTTTGCTTTTTACGTCTTGTTTTTCTAGGAGGGAAGGGGTTGGGTTTTTTTCAAAGGTGTTGGGGTTCACTTGACTGACTAAAAAGGGGGGATGCGGAGCGTCAATGTAGGGTTGTTAGTGGGTGTTCCGTCCTCTCGAGGGAAAACAACAAAAAGCAGATAATAAGCCACCTTTCAGCAAAACAGCAGCTGAAATATACGTAGTGCACACAGAGAACTCCTTTGTTTTCAGCCGAAACCAGACTGCTGTGGATGTAAATATGGCATTTCACAGACTGTAAATATGCAAAACATTAGCTTACAAATCGTATGGAAATTTGCTATGCTGTAGATGCATTTGCTGTAGGTTCTCTGCTAGAATTAGTAACAGTGGGTTTAGTGTTAGGGATTAGAGGAAGGGCAATTAAACCACTTGTTATTTAACCCTCGGGTCTGATACGGTGGATGTAATGGCTTGACCTCCAGCTTTCATAACCTCATCTCAATTAAAAAATGAATGGTTTCATTATGAGACAGAGAGTGAAATCAGGTGAAACAGAGAGGGAATGTGAGGGAACAGAAACACGTCTttacagtcaaatcaaaatttattcaTACACCTTCtctcattatcacagtttatttgttatagtttagaaaatggtcatAAAATGTGACAAGAACTCCGAgtaaaactgtgtcagaacaaattttcTTCTGATAATGTCATATAACTTTGatggaaaggtatgtaatggattgcaATCAACCAAAAAggcagacaactgttagtatgcctaattttgttcagtctgtggcataaaaaggttgcattagtaattaaagaaaaaacacttaagcaaaacatggtcagggtcaagtgtctgaataattttggtcccACATTTTTATCACTTTTATTGAAAGTCCAttgtatgaagattttttgggcataatatgtcacagtttactttgttttgctatcatcacttacataaatgaactatagtgtcctgcacccactagtaaaaaaatatcaaaaatgatatctggtgtctgactaatttttggtttgactgtacatgcaGTGCAAATGGCTCAGAATAATGTTAGAAGTAAATgttctttatatattttattttgtaattatttatatataataaattatattagtgaaataaatataaaactaaaagctACACAATACAGTTACAACACAACTATGTTAAcgtctattctattttattaaaattgtttACAATAGTATTTATATGTCATATATCTGTGCTTTCGCACATGTGAGACATGTCCCCCTCAATGTCTAGAGACATTTGTCCAAAAAGTGTAGGTTTAacctttatccaccttattttccaAGACGGATGTAATGTGACATATTTTCTTTGAATGTGCAAGACTTACGATTCATAAGGagctgtatataaataaatagaagaTTAACACTTAAGTGCAGCAGGCTATATAAATCAATgtttttataatgtaaaaaacaaaactgacACTAGAAGCCTTACACATTTAAGTTACAAAAGGCTGCACCCACTTACAgtaaaaccaaaaattattcagacactagatataatttttttatattttatttactagtGAGTGCAGGACACCATAGATCATTTAtgtaagtaaggatagcaaaataaagtaacatattatacccaaaaattcttcataaaccagtaaaatgaataaaaagttgggACCAAGAATTTGATTTGACATTTTGACCTGACCAAgtgaccatgttttgttatgtaCCTTTCTATAAAGgttttctgacattatcaagataaattatatatatattctgacacagtttaactcttgagttcttgccATGTTTTATTACCAGTTTCTAAACTATAATGAATGAACTGTTGAAGCTCGCTGAATAAATTGGTTTTACTGTATGTTAACAAAAAGgttcacacacacatttttatttttgtgtgtacatGGAATTTCTATGTAATAAGGATTAAATGTCCCTCAATACCAGTAAATATTAAACTTTTTGGTCCCCATGagaaaacaagcttataaatcatacacaataTCTAAAACAGCAGAAGGTTTTGTGTGAGGGGCAGGTTTAGGAGTACTCTTAGGGGggaaaaatacagtttgtacagtataaataacatTACGCCTATAGAATGTCCTCATAAAACATGGAaaccagtatgtgtgtgtgtgtgtgtgtgtgtgtgtagtcatTGAGaagatttgtattttattgtatttttttagttttagctaactagttagttagttagtgaAATAATGATGTTTTCTATTCCCTAAACCTCACACAAAACGTTCATGCATGTTTTGTTTATCATTTCATTACATTTTGGGGAGACATGACTCCCACACATATACTTAGCTATCCAAATAAAGACATTTAGGGGAATTTGTGCTTACTTGTAACTACTTATTCTTTGTTTGTATTATTTatgaatcgttttttttttttttttttcaattaaagaTAGCCCAACGGGATGTCTGTCAGATATAGCTCAAACGACAGCCAAGTAAACAAGCACATGCGCGCTTACACACGCAGGAGTCAGGACTCACCTGTGAAGGACGGAGGAGGAGACTCGTTGTCTTCATCACACAGTCGCAGTAATTTGTCTTTGATCCAGGGAAAATCTTTGGCTAATGACTGAATAAAGTGATGGAAGGCGCGCTCGCCCCGCGTGGGCAGGATATCCAGCAGCTTTAGCATTTTTTTCCTATTTGACGACTCAGAGTGAATCTCTTCTAAATGACTCTCTGTTAAGATGTCCTCCTGGTATAAATACTGTATGATCATGTCGTCGACTAAAAGCTCCTCGGAGAGAAAAAGCCGCTGAGATCGAAGCAGTTTCTTGTGTTTCGGGTCCATATTTGAACCCGATGACCGAGTAAAAACACAGATTGTTAGCCTGACTGAACTGAAGAGCGTACTACAACAGCCGGGAAAACGGCGAATTCTTCGTTGCCAGACCCATAATTAGTGGTAAATGCACTTAGAGTGATGTTTGTGGATATATAATCACATACATATCACAAGTTTTGTATAATACATTGTGTATTACACATTACTTTTCCGCGTCATGTCGCATTTATTTCTACCGGCTGGAAACGAAGCGCAGGAGGAACTATTTTTTGGCACCAACTTTGTTctcgcgcgtgtgtgtgtgtgtgtgtgtgtgtgtaaataaattCGGTTATTTAGCTTATCATTGTGCTGAAATaacgattaaaaactaaaacaccCTGAGAAATTGTATTATAAACATAATAAAGCTGCTTTTATGCTTTTTAGACGAACTCCCATACAGAAACCCTTAATATAAAGCTGGATAGTCGAGTAATAGCCTACATTCAGTTCAATAATTcaataataaatacttattttattattacaccgcatttatataaatatttgaaatattttcaaatattttacagACATAGTTTATTCTGGTACAATCACTGTGTCTTTTCTCTCTTTCCTGTATCATTATGTAAAGTAAGTGAAATTGGCAgcactaaatgtaaacaatgccaccaAACAGAACGAAACTtgaatattttgctgattatttctgctgaaattgccagttattgtcatgttttagggcTGTAGTAATCAGTAccaggaaaacatttggagtaggcctaggctactatagactgccaaaagttataacaattcAAGGACAAGAGTGCAAAAAACAGTCTGAGGAAccaaaggcatttgtggttggccaaactgaaccaggatttccagggcaagaatctttgTGTTTCTTATCATTTCGGgtcaagtaggtgaaatattaggctaatacctTAATTAATTGGTAACTACtcctcgtacatatctttaccacctattaactttagtttgtcaaaatattgcaccctttcctgcactaagtccttctctatatgatttagcagctttcagcTTTTTtcaatggtttagacagcataaattagcagaacaacgtattcagtagtacattaaccgtgcaatccatgctgtttttacatccgagtatcgccaatatggccaccCCTGGTGAAaaacacagctaaaaccagcctaggctggtcgtagctggtcagcaggctgactGTCtgttgtatatatgtgaccctggacctcaaaatgagggtcaatattttgaaattgagatttatcaaTCATCTGAAAGTCAAAAATAAGctataaataggctttccattcatgtatggtttgttagggtgggacaatatttgacagagataaaactatttgaaaatctgaaatctgaggctgcaaaaaaggtaaatcacctttaaagttgtgcagatgaaattcttagcaatgcatattactaatcaaaaattatgttttaatatatttatggtagtaaatttattaaatatcttcatggaacatgatacttaatatcctaatgatttttggcataaaagaaaaatcaataatattgacccatacaatttttaGTATTTGTAGCTATTGCTACTATACAGTGTTACTACTGATTTTGTTGTCCAAGGTCACATCTATATTTCATGTCCTCATGATGTTCGGTTAAACCACTTGTTTGAAATGCTAAGCTGTCTTTTCCCCATAAAGTGGCTTTAGTCTTTGTAACACTAGTTATGATTTTGTAGAGCAACAGTTGTTCCAGGAAGAGCGGATTATTTAAATTTCATGGCATTTATGAGCTGCAAGAAGTTGGATGTATCTATGTAAATCCCCCTTATTATTATTTGCATGTATAATCCCAAGGGCCCATACGGTCATTGCTTTTGTGCAGCACTCAACCCCGTGTCCTCACGCAAATAATGCCCTATATGTTTTGTTCACTACATTTATGGCTTCTTATACAACCATACATAAGGCCTGCCTTACCATCAAGCACGTTTTACACTAAGCCTTTTAAAATCTGTTAGCAGGGATTTTCCCTTCAGAGAATCCATTATTTTTGAGGATTATGGACTTCAAACTAAATTGGAAGCATCTACAGGGCTGCTTAAGGACACGGATATTTGCATAAAGTTGtacagcatgttttttttttttttttttttttttttgtttatttaattaatcaaACCTATTGTTTTGTCATTTAATAATCTGATCTGTTTTATAATTATCGCTCTGAGCTCTAAATGGTGTGTTGTGTTTCTGCATGTGGCGCCGCACCTGCCTCAAATTTGAATGAACAGTTTGATATTATCTGGTCTATGATAATGCCATGATGATACAGAAAGTGTCACATGTGTTTTTGTCAAGCATGCTTTGCAATGCAAACATGCATCAGGCAGTGTTTtaatcagatgtacagttgagcATGAAGACTTTAAGCTGCTGAATTGTTTTCTGTGCATGGGATATGAGGTGAGAGTTCAATAGCCCTCGCCCCTGAACTGACCTTTCAAATCCTGTTTACTTGACCGCATGAGCTGTTAAGATGTTCACCAAGCCGGTGTCAAGTCCGGTCATGTAAAGATATGTGAGCTCCAGAAGATTCCAGTTCAGGTCCTCCTGCCCTCCTGTCAACATATATGTATAAATCTGAATATTTctacttttaattaaaaaaaaaaaatcttaatattccCTGTTGTTTGAAtcattttttctgaaattgcaTTAAACTATGTTTAATTTCATGTTTTGTCTTCCATAGTGTTGAAAAAATACCATTGAAGTCAGATGGGATTAGAAACTGTTGGattacattcttcaaaatatcatacAGCtttagggtaagtaaatgatgacacaatttaaatttttgtgtgaactatgcatttaaaaacatattattCCCTAGAACACAGCCACTGATTTCTAAAGGCTCAGATATGGTTTTCAGATTCAACAAAATAGGAATAACATGCTTTAGGGGATAATGAAAATAAGTTTGCTGATGTTATGACTTGCTGAAAGCCAATGCTTAAATGTGTTTGTGACTGCAGAAACTGTGACGGTGCACTTGTGGGGTCAATTACATCCAATTTCCATGTAAAATCCAATGAAGTTTAGATTACCTGGAAACCAGCGCTATCTCCACGTTATCTTTGACTAAACAGCTCTTTTGTGCTGTGACAAGGAGAACTCCTGCTTTTAGCAGCTCTTTCTTGGGAACAGTGTCAATATTTAACAGAGAAATAGTCACTTTCTTGCGCTGATCGGGTAGACCGTTGCCTCTCGAGGAAACGTCTGCAAACATACAGCCTTTGTACACACAATTCTCTCTGAAAATCCCTGGAAAATACGGAGTGACTCAGAATGTTTCTCAGAATTTCCATGCtttggtgaaagaaaaaaaaaaacacgaaggGGGACAAGAAAAGCTGTAGAAATGGAAAACGGACTGGGCAAATTGGGAGTTAAACTTTCCAAATCAGGTGGCAAAGAGAAAACACTTTTAAGAGAAACGTTTAAAAATGTTCACAACAAAAATGCTTATGAAGGGCTAGCATACATGAAATCGTGAATCTTTCTATTAACTGAACAAGCAAACAAATGATTTCCAAACAAACACCAAAGAGTGTATTTAggattatctgtatatttttccGATTTGGGTTTACTAAAGGTTTGAGAGGTTGCCAGGTTGTGGGTGTGTGACCTTGATGATGGGTGTTAGTATCAGTTCTGCACATGATTGGCTCATTTAGGGGCAGAAATAAAagcaacccaggctcatgaaaatatgtgcctttatatacatttctgcaacactgttATTACATACCGTACTGCATGTTTCACAGcggtttcaaagtgaaatgtccagacaGCGGTGCTAAAACTTATTTTCTTATGTTAGTACAGACACGTATTGCTGCGTTTTTATGACACTGCTTGAGGTACATATTGCGGCTCTTTAGAATTCAAATATCCGTAGAGTGTCGCTAAAATTGAATGCTGTATCTTTCTGGAaaatcccctacaccaaacccaaccttAAACCTAATCgacagtgttaacaaatgcaaaagatTGTTGATGCAGCCATGCCTTTTCAGCTTCCTTATCGTTGGATTTGAGCTGGTTTGTCGGAACCGTACTTTCACGAGGTTCGTAACAGAGATGATAAAATAGTTTTGAAGTCAAAACATAATATTCTACAagtaattttgtgaaaattaggctttattaatcaaagctctgtacctgtaaatctacttgtgtgtgaaaaggaataaaattgTCTGAGTTTTACTggaaactacactgtaaaaagttttcaccacttTCAACTTAagaacttaagtttagcagctgccttaaaatgttaagttaaaccaacttaagtcatttaaactcacaagttaaatcaactaattttgattgtaataagttcaaatgacttgtagttttaagctgatttaacttaaaaactcaaggcagctgctgaacttaggtttttaagttgaatctggtgaaaacgttttacagtgtacagtgatTCGTACACATAGGTACGTTTATTCAGCTTTAAAGAAATGTATACAGaggcatgtattttcaatgagccaATGTTGCAACCAAGAGTGATCAGACAATAACAAAAAGACACAGAACAAGAATTAAAGCTATGCTTGCTTTTATTTCTCACTTTTTGAGAGACAATCCATTCACCCTGATGCAGCACAATGTTGTAAAATGATAGTAGTGGAATTTTGTAGTGGCAAAAAGACCATATCAGACTTACTACCCTAGATATACCATGTCCTCAAGGAAGACGACGCATAAAAGTGACAATAGTATACTGGATCTGAGAGATATTGGCGGAATTAACTTTTGTGCTGATCTGAGATCAGCTTCCCAAATTAAATTAAGTCATATTAAACAGGGAACTtcttaatttaaaagtaatggCAAAATCAAGTCACCAATCTGTAATCATTTTCAGCACAGTGCTTTTGAGATAATACTATTCGAATGCTTTAACTGAAAGACTAAGCGTAGAGAGAAAATACAGGAATTTAGCACCCAAGCACAATGTTGAATAGAATACATTGAGCGCCCCATTCTCGAAGGATAAAATTATGTATGTTTCATTAAACCAAAATAGAAAGGAGGTCAGATTAGTGAGGAACTTCACAGGAAAATCCAATTTTTCTTATAATCTCTCCACAAATAGCAATGAGGAGAGAATAAAAAGCTTCTGACCTAGTACGTCCTTTTTTTTGGTCTGTCTCCAAAATTACGATTCAGTATAGAATCAAATATTCTCCAAATACAACCAATCAGCATGCAGGTTTACCACGACGCCCTCCTGAGGTAGGGTTAACACAGGCCAATTCTTGTTGACCATATgcaacaaaagctgaaacaaaccaTGCTGCTAAATTACCTCTTGGTTCAGAATGTGCAATAAAATACTAAGCCGGTTGTATATTTTATTTGCAAACGTACGCACCCTTAAAGTCTGGGGAATGGCGAGGACCTGTTTAAAGCAAGTTTGAGGTTTTATATATACATTGCCATTCAAAAAGTTagtatgtttttgaaaaaaagtctcttatgctcagcaaggctgcattaatttgatcaaaaatacaccaAAAAAGTAATGTCCAAATGCTCTAAATgtaaatgattaggatattaagtaaagatcatggtccatgaagatatttagtaaatttcctactgtaaatacatcaaaacttaatttttgatagtaatatgcattgaacttcatttggacaactttaaggtgattttctcaatattttgattttatctGCACCCcggttgtatctcgaccaaatattgtcctatcataacattatttattcagcgttcaaatgatgtataaatctcaatttcaaaacaagttgacccttacgactggttttgtggcccagggtcacattacatattaaaatgtaattcgtTTTTGTGGTaaggtgaattttcagcagccattaggCCCTACTCCAGATTTCagagtcacgtgatccttcagaaatcattcacgtttgatcaatttaatgtgttcttgctgaataaaagtattaatcaatctaactccaaacttttgaatggtagtgcatgTTTTATCAGTTTTGCTTCAAATTGACTGTGTATAAAATTTTTCAGTAGGTATTACGTTATCACGTTGACACGTATTGGGATTTACAGTATATCATATCACAAGGTACCTGCCAGTTCCCAGCAGTTCCTTGGGCAACCATGACATCAAATGATCATCTATGACTACAGTACAAAAATATAACATGGATAATGAGCAAATAAAACATAGTCAAAAAGCATACAGTTTCAAAACTCCCATGTCTCAAACACAGGATGCAAAACATCTCAGACACCTGCTGCTACCAATAAAAGGCCAGTTTACCCTAAAAATGATCATGTTACCCTCATGTTGATCCAAACTCATATGGTttgttttcttctgtggaacataaaagaaaataccTCACacgtcaattaacatcccaatgaGGTTTGACGTCAGTGGATGTTTGCGCTGCCATAGTTAATCTGGGCTTTGATCAATGATTGGAAAGTAAATAACCTTTAAATTTCAGAAGATTATGAATATGCCAGATGAGCCATATGGATTTATTTCATACCAATAATAAAGGACCTTTAAGAACCTTTAATATCCATATGTCACCAGTGttctttatccacctttttcttcacgtAAGAGTGGGTGAGGCCATTCgtacattttatgggtttggcttttggtttcatccacatccagctatttttgtctgtacaaaacagcttgttttgctgcttgagattgcaaattggtgtgtcttaccatattattttaacgtaTTATCTTAATTGTGAACAAACTGGTTGGTAGTGCAAACAggtttaccatttactgcacgttgttattcttctcattatttctctatagcggctaataaactggaagtctcacccataaacATACTTCTGCGGTGGATAGTGGAAAAAGAACTTTAGATTAAGAAAAAACagctcttttaagaactgttcactgtaaggttctttggggaacccaaaatggttcctATACAGCATCACTGCAAACAAAACtcctttattttttaactttaacatcccttttggagcttgattaaacattaaacattcttcaaaatatcttcttttatgttctctACAGAATAAAGAAAATGTGAGTTTGGAATGATATAAGGTTGAActgttcatttttggctgaactcttCCTTTGAAAGAGACGCATGGTGACACCGTACGGGCGTCCTGTATATCTGATGTGCGTATTACAGGTAGAAACCCACAGATGTGCTTCTCTCAGATACTGCTCACTCGCTCATTAAAAACTGACTGTAGAATATCTACAGGCCATAAACTTGTTAAGTGCGCAATGAAGGACACTTAACACTGTTATGATATTCTGTGTATTAATAGGATAGTTCAACCAGAAATTAACGTTCTGTcattatttgctcaccctcatgtcgct
Proteins encoded in this region:
- the cradd gene encoding death domain-containing protein CRADD, whose protein sequence is MDPKHKKLLRSQRLFLSEELLVDDMIIQYLYQEDILTESHLEEIHSESSNRKKMLKLLDILPTRGERAFHHFIQSLAKDFPWIKDKLLRLCDEDNESPPPSFTVQCGVPDHILPTVPTTQHLNRLAAQLSSEWKSVLLDLGLSSADLYRCCADHPLTVQSQVLAGLVMWTQRNGRQATVQRLLQSLQAADIPPSVLQQVFV